One stretch of Neosynechococcus sphagnicola sy1 DNA includes these proteins:
- a CDS encoding Hpt domain-containing protein, whose product MTETGRDIKELSLWDLFRLEVQTQIPLVRAGLSALDEGTSSPSVMEAGLSATRTIQGIAKLLEVEAAVNLASGLETSLVALPLTSRPSDQFATLWRGLDWLHQISQVEETELPDWLAANQPEIASTLEAIAHDLHPGQRPSPPELPLEIAIASLPLAVPESAPREIAEATPEEPASLGDTSMLDLFRLEVEAQANILNTGLLALEAQTHSPQALESLMRAAHSIKGAARVVSIDAAVHLAHVMEDCFVAAQNQKVMLDADDIDQLLQGVDLLLGISQTEPSDLQQWLHQQQETLDAAKQRIAAILMVAKKPSSFSSPPPPSALVTASPLPLTHVPPKDTSLLPPSPQI is encoded by the coding sequence GTGACGGAAACTGGACGCGACATCAAGGAACTCTCCCTGTGGGACTTATTTCGGTTAGAAGTTCAGACCCAAATTCCCTTGGTGAGAGCAGGATTGTCCGCACTGGATGAAGGTACATCCTCCCCGTCAGTCATGGAAGCCGGATTAAGTGCGACTCGAACCATTCAGGGTATTGCTAAGCTCCTGGAAGTTGAAGCTGCCGTGAATCTGGCCTCTGGCTTAGAAACCAGTCTGGTAGCACTGCCCCTGACTTCCCGTCCTTCAGATCAATTTGCAACGCTGTGGCGAGGCTTGGATTGGTTGCACCAGATCAGCCAGGTTGAAGAGACGGAACTGCCCGACTGGTTGGCAGCAAACCAACCAGAGATCGCCTCGACCCTAGAAGCGATCGCCCATGATTTACATCCCGGCCAGCGACCCTCACCCCCTGAACTCCCCCTAGAGATCGCGATCGCATCCCTGCCCCTAGCCGTCCCGGAATCAGCCCCCAGGGAGATTGCCGAGGCCACCCCTGAAGAGCCTGCCAGTCTTGGGGATACGTCGATGCTAGACCTATTCCGCCTAGAGGTGGAAGCCCAGGCCAATATTTTGAACACAGGGCTGCTAGCCTTAGAAGCTCAGACCCACTCCCCCCAAGCATTGGAGTCGCTGATGCGGGCTGCTCACTCGATCAAAGGAGCAGCAAGGGTTGTCTCCATTGATGCCGCCGTCCATCTGGCCCATGTGATGGAAGATTGCTTTGTCGCTGCCCAGAATCAGAAGGTGATGCTGGACGCGGATGACATTGATCAGTTACTCCAGGGCGTCGATTTACTGTTAGGGATTAGCCAGACCGAACCCTCTGATCTCCAGCAGTGGCTCCATCAGCAGCAAGAAACCCTAGATGCTGCAAAGCAACGCATTGCTGCGATTTTGATGGTTGCTAAAAAGCCTAGCAGCTTCTCCTCCCCTCCCCCTCCCTCGGCCCTGGTTACAGCCTCTCCCCTCCCCCTCACCCATGTGCCCCCGAAGGACACCAGCCTTCTCCCTCCCTCCCCCCAGATA
- a CDS encoding chemotaxis protein CheW → MNSDFHTVSETAAIPLLDDCWNRIGVMGDRTCGELKTVIHCHNCPVYSAAGRSLLERAAPAAYLQEWTEVLAATTAPLCHGERTLDRATDTISVIIFRLSHERLALPVSVLQEVTHLCRIHTVPHRSNALFLGILNIRGEMLLCASLSHLLKLTPPEELAAGVGGDNHSKRLIVTEHRGNQWVFPVDEIYGIYRFHRSEFQAPPVVISQASETYTQGVLTWQTENVNFLDADLLFSTLNRQIF, encoded by the coding sequence ATGAATAGTGATTTCCATACAGTCTCAGAAACAGCAGCAATTCCGCTCTTGGATGATTGCTGGAATCGCATTGGGGTCATGGGCGATCGCACCTGTGGTGAACTCAAAACCGTGATTCACTGCCACAATTGTCCCGTCTATTCTGCTGCCGGTCGGAGTTTGCTAGAACGAGCCGCTCCTGCCGCCTATCTCCAAGAATGGACAGAGGTGTTGGCAGCCACCACAGCGCCCCTTTGCCATGGAGAAAGAACCCTTGACCGCGCTACCGATACAATTTCGGTGATTATCTTTCGACTCAGCCATGAACGATTGGCCTTGCCTGTCAGCGTCTTGCAAGAAGTCACCCACCTTTGCCGCATTCATACGGTGCCCCATCGTAGTAATGCCTTGTTTTTAGGCATACTCAATATTCGCGGGGAAATGTTGCTCTGTGCCTCCCTGAGCCATTTGTTGAAGTTAACGCCCCCGGAGGAATTAGCGGCTGGTGTGGGGGGAGACAACCACTCCAAGCGCTTGATTGTCACCGAACACCGGGGGAATCAATGGGTGTTTCCCGTGGATGAGATATATGGAATTTACCGCTTTCACCGATCAGAGTTTCAAGCTCCTCCAGTGGTGATTTCCCAAGCCTCTGAGACCTACACTCAAGGCGTGCTAACCTGGCAAACCGAGAACGTGAATTTTCTCGATGCCGATCTATTGTTTTCCACCTTAAATCGGCAAATTTTTTAA
- a CDS encoding methyl-accepting chemotaxis protein has product MFQNLSMQARLITAFMFMGVLVLIVALFGLSSSSQLSQHIDTLANNSLPSISGLWKIREGQTQIQSSEQSLLNIDLSKAERAANVAHMDLAFSQIENGFTQYNSADISDLEEKIYQEFLQKWKVWEQAHLEFLRLNLQYQTLAEHHLNGEDSGAALAAFRQLQERGEANHQPFLEAATALVKVLKVNEDLADETERVSTKDVIHVKFWAFIAILLGPGTAIMFAIFFSNTIAKPLGKKIAGVVDIAQKISAGDLTSQIVPADQRDEIGQLQNAFYRMNKDLNSLVHRIQQSGRQISEATSQITASGRDLEATMAEQLASTNQVTTTAYQIAATSKELVKTMEQVAGMADQTEIATARSQGELNRMETVMRQLFEATQLISAKLQVMNDKATNISRVITTITIVADQTNLLSLNAALEAEKAGVYGTGFAVVAREIRRLADQTAVATLEIEKMIKEMQWAVSTGVVEMGNFTTSVVNSVADVGRISDQIAEAIQQVQGLTPQFEEVSQSVEEQSLGAQQISESMEQLSQVSQQTVDSLQATNRALEQLDDAANGLRTEISRFKVLTSRND; this is encoded by the coding sequence ATGTTCCAGAATTTATCCATGCAAGCAAGACTGATCACCGCCTTCATGTTTATGGGGGTGCTGGTGCTCATTGTGGCCTTGTTTGGCTTAAGCAGTAGTTCACAGCTAAGTCAACACATTGATACCTTAGCCAACAACAGCCTACCCAGTATTTCTGGCCTGTGGAAGATCAGGGAAGGTCAAACTCAAATTCAGTCGTCAGAACAAAGCTTGTTGAATATTGATTTAAGCAAAGCCGAGCGGGCAGCTAATGTTGCCCATATGGACTTAGCCTTCAGTCAAATTGAAAATGGGTTCACTCAGTATAACTCTGCTGATATCTCAGACTTAGAGGAGAAAATATACCAAGAATTTCTCCAGAAATGGAAGGTCTGGGAGCAAGCTCATCTGGAGTTTCTACGGCTTAATTTACAATATCAAACGCTAGCAGAACATCATCTGAATGGGGAAGACTCTGGAGCTGCATTGGCAGCTTTTAGACAGCTTCAGGAACGTGGCGAAGCCAATCATCAACCTTTTCTAGAAGCGGCGACGGCCCTCGTAAAGGTATTGAAGGTTAACGAAGATCTGGCGGATGAAACAGAACGTGTTTCGACGAAGGATGTAATTCATGTCAAGTTTTGGGCATTTATTGCCATTCTTCTAGGGCCAGGCACTGCCATCATGTTCGCTATTTTCTTTAGCAATACCATTGCCAAGCCCTTGGGTAAAAAGATTGCTGGGGTAGTAGACATTGCCCAAAAAATCTCTGCCGGAGATCTCACTAGTCAAATTGTCCCCGCTGATCAACGAGATGAAATCGGTCAGTTGCAGAATGCTTTCTACCGCATGAATAAAGACTTAAATTCCTTGGTGCATCGCATTCAGCAATCAGGGAGGCAAATCTCTGAGGCAACTTCACAAATTACTGCATCAGGGAGAGATCTAGAAGCGACCATGGCTGAGCAACTGGCTTCAACCAATCAGGTGACGACAACTGCCTATCAAATTGCTGCCACCTCTAAAGAACTGGTGAAAACCATGGAGCAGGTGGCAGGAATGGCAGACCAAACTGAGATTGCTACAGCCCGCAGTCAAGGGGAACTGAATCGCATGGAAACGGTGATGCGTCAGTTGTTCGAAGCAACTCAGTTAATTTCCGCCAAGTTACAAGTCATGAATGACAAGGCCACCAACATTAGTCGCGTGATCACCACAATTACAATTGTGGCCGATCAGACGAATTTGCTTTCCCTCAATGCGGCCCTCGAAGCTGAAAAGGCAGGAGTATACGGCACTGGCTTTGCGGTTGTAGCGCGGGAAATTCGCCGCCTCGCCGATCAGACCGCCGTCGCGACCCTAGAGATTGAAAAAATGATCAAAGAAATGCAATGGGCAGTTTCGACGGGGGTGGTGGAAATGGGTAACTTCACTACATCCGTTGTTAATAGTGTTGCAGATGTGGGTAGAATTAGCGACCAGATTGCCGAAGCCATCCAGCAAGTTCAGGGGCTGACCCCACAGTTCGAGGAGGTGAGTCAGAGTGTGGAGGAACAATCCTTGGGGGCTCAGCAAATTAGTGAATCCATGGAGCAACTCAGTCAGGTATCGCAGCAAACGGTCGATTCATTGCAAGCCACCAATCGCGCATTAGAACAGCTTGATGATGCTGCCAATGGTCTACGGACAGAAATTTCTCGATTCAAAGTGCTGACTTCTAGAAATGATTGA
- a CDS encoding CheR family methyltransferase — protein sequence MVITAIATLLSQKIGFDSSSITLKRIARAIATRQAISGLSDPQTYLMRVQASCVELDALIEELVVPETWFFRDSKPFEYLQHYVADSARRWQILSVPCSTGEEPYSIAIAFLEAGVPPERFAIDAIDISYESIAKAQRGIYTKNSFRGKAWIDPRRYFQPTSEGFELSAFIRQRVHFQQGNVMTVLTRLTKQYDIIFCRNLLIYLHPEACSQVLQAIDQRLLSGGLLFLGASETGQLATSPHYTSIRRPFTFGFRKVAVDLLPTSPSQKSLKKRTQPRLSVPKSPQSAPNLREQSPKVERQLAPLPLQSQAPTQLQSDQDLYDLDTARTLANAGQLTTAATLCQTYLSQHRTSAAAYLLLGQIYQATKEDTQAEKCFQKALYLEPNSHEALVHLVLLKQHQGDLISAQILQQRIQRLQHSLEAGVQ from the coding sequence GTGGTCATAACAGCGATCGCAACGTTACTGAGTCAAAAAATTGGTTTCGATTCCAGCTCGATTACCCTGAAACGGATTGCCCGAGCGATCGCAACCCGTCAAGCCATCTCTGGACTATCAGATCCACAGACGTATCTGATGCGCGTCCAAGCCTCCTGTGTCGAGTTAGATGCCCTGATTGAGGAACTGGTGGTTCCTGAAACTTGGTTCTTTCGAGATAGCAAACCCTTTGAATATTTGCAGCACTATGTTGCTGATTCTGCCCGCCGTTGGCAAATTCTCAGTGTCCCTTGTTCTACGGGGGAGGAGCCCTATTCCATCGCGATCGCGTTCCTAGAGGCGGGTGTGCCCCCCGAGCGATTTGCCATCGATGCCATTGATATTAGCTATGAATCGATCGCCAAAGCCCAACGGGGTATTTATACCAAGAATTCTTTCCGCGGCAAAGCCTGGATCGATCCCCGCCGCTATTTTCAGCCTACCTCCGAGGGGTTTGAATTGAGTGCGTTTATTCGCCAACGGGTACATTTTCAACAGGGAAATGTGATGACCGTTTTGACCCGTCTGACGAAGCAGTACGACATTATTTTTTGCCGAAATTTGCTCATCTATCTCCACCCAGAAGCCTGTTCCCAGGTCTTACAAGCGATCGATCAGCGGCTGTTGTCGGGAGGGTTGTTATTTCTAGGAGCCTCTGAAACCGGACAACTTGCCACATCCCCCCATTACACTTCCATCCGTCGACCCTTTACCTTTGGTTTCCGTAAAGTTGCAGTGGACTTACTTCCCACCTCTCCGTCTCAAAAGTCACTCAAAAAAAGGACTCAACCAAGACTCTCAGTCCCAAAATCCCCACAATCTGCTCCCAATCTTCGAGAGCAATCCCCCAAGGTAGAAAGGCAGCTAGCCCCCTTGCCACTGCAGAGCCAAGCACCCACGCAATTACAATCTGACCAAGATCTATATGATCTGGACACGGCTAGAACCTTAGCCAATGCAGGGCAATTGACAACCGCCGCAACCCTCTGTCAAACCTACCTGAGCCAGCATCGCACCAGTGCCGCTGCCTACCTCCTATTAGGGCAGATCTACCAGGCCACCAAGGAGGATACCCAGGCAGAGAAATGCTTTCAAAAAGCCCTGTATCTGGAACCTAACTCCCATGAAGCATTGGTTCACTTGGTGTTGTTGAAGCAACATCAGGGCGATCTGATTAGCGCTCAGATCCTTCAGCAGCGGATTCAACGTTTGCAGCACAGTCTTGAAGCGGGAGTGCAGTAG